The DNA window GTTGTACTGtaactaataattatgataggaatgtaagtaagtatgtacattcaacagcaatgaaaaagttccatctgCCATTAACGTCCCATATttatcactggaactttttcattgcccgtgagtgtattatgaaTGAGTTGAAATTCGGACAAAAATACTTTTGACTACAATTGCCacgtaaaagtatttttagcTGATGCTTTCAGTTAAAAGAAAagaacataattaataattaatttaatgtataaaTCCAACAATACCATAATATTTACAGCGTTTATATTCACATTATAGTACTTGGACAATGCACATGCTTTTGAACAAGACCGACAATTCTATAGTTTTAGTGTCATTAaatgtattatattctatACAATAGTACTTACATCTTAGATATAACTGAGTTGATAGATAAcaaggaaataaaaaaaaaggtttctactaaataataaaacaacgACTCTCTTCCACCTCATGAGACATTGAACTCACACAGACAAAAGGCGATACAGATTGCGCGCATCAGAATAGATGATGTTACTCTCATCATCAAAAGTCAATCCGAGGACGTCAGCAATATCGATCAGTTTCGTCGCTTCCCTCATCCCATGTACCTTGAATATACCCTCATCAGTACACGCGTGGACTACTCCATATTTGTCTCTCGCCAACACATAGAACTTTGGATCATCTTGGATTAAAACAGCGGTATTCGTACCGTCTTCCACTCCGTACAGTCCTGTACTGTTAATGAAGATCAGGTTATCCCGCTTGTCAAACACAAACTGATGGACTGAAATGTCTTCTAGCGCTTTCACTGGTCTGATGGTCTTGTTGGTGTATCTGTACGAGTTGAGGCTTGGGAACCGGATGTAGTACAGCTCCCGGTGGTACATTAACCACCAAATATCCAAGCCTTTGAAGGCAAGTTTCTTGAGCGATTTTTTAGCTGGTTTGAATTTGTAGATGCCGTGACCGCCCCCGAAGTAGACATCACCGTTGTCTCTGTCAGTTGTCATGGCGTATGCGTCTTTAATTCCTTTCAGCATAGAGGTCTTCTTGGTTTCCAGTTGGATGGTTGCCGGGGAGTATTCTCCGTTGCCGATATCGAAGCtgaaatacagggtgttgttgtGAACGGTCATCTGGTTGGGGCTGTGGGCGACCGTCAGTAGAAGctcctttttgtaacattctTCACCCTCTGTATCTCCACCAACACTTCTGTAATCACAATTCTCCGCATTGGTCACTACAAGAGTTTGGAACAACAAGTAGACGTAAAACAGAATTTTAAACTTCATTGTAGAATTTTCTTGCGATATGTGACATGGAAAGTTTATGGTCACTTTAGTAGGTCAACACTGGTTAAAGTAATTCAGATTTCTTCATTTTGTAGTATTTTTCTAAAGATGAACAAATAGACGGCGAGACAACTGATTTCAGACTGCGAGAACCCACAGTTGTTTTCTCAATTgtttagataaataatagtattgaaatgtatgtttgtttgtgATTTGTATAATAAACATTTGTGAGAAGTTAAATCATTTCAGATGATCTCTACTAGATGTATAAACGTATGCGTGATTGTAGTTCAATATTTCATTCTTCATTATGGATTgtgaataaaacatttattgttTTGAAACTTTAGGTAATACGGGATATAATACGCATCATCTCACCTTCACTCACGAGCTATGGTCCACACATcaccatcacgtccccactgctggggcacgatTCTCCTTTCAGGGAagggcctagtccaccacgctggtctagtgcgggttggtggaccccaacaaaagcaagcttgtgctgagagagttgttgGGTAAGTGgccaacccgactgtcagatgttttcaagctgtccgaaggcctctgactaggcttcaCGATTGCTGCTGCAACAGCAACGGGACCACGTGATGAGGAGGCTTAAGGAAACGCCCGGAAaacaaccacttgaaatcggtcacccgtCCAATAAAACATTCATCATACTTTAATTCGTCATAAGTACTCAGAAACATATAGTAATCATATAATAAAGGTAGCAATATCATTAAAAGTAACGTACGCAGATTCGCCACTCGAATTCTCAACTACTTATTATGTAGGGTGCAGAATGAGCCCTAAAAAGTAATGGCATATTACATTATTTCATGCCCTGTTACAGGAATATTACGCTCGTGTGGGCGTCTCTTTGGGTAATATAAAAATCTGAATTCACAATTGTTATTTAGAGTAAACGGCGCTTTGTGCGTTGGCATCAAGATGTAATTTGTTCtgctttgttttgtttcactTGCGAAGAAAAACATCTAAGGGAAATCTGCGACGAAATCCAGAAGAAACTGTTTACGATCAAAATGTCCTGAGAAATCGATGAAAATACTCTTCTGCCCGTGCCCGATGACCGACagatatatatgtatacttacatactaataccatagaataacgagtactgaTCAAGTTTTTGTATGCGTTACACTCTGATTGCTTTATTGTAATCAGTAACTTTATATTCGATTGTAAATTGGGCATTATGCGTTTATTTATCACCACTGCAGGGGTTTTAACTATAGTATGTTATGTCAGTTTACTGAATAAATCTTCAAATCAACCCCTTCGTCTCAACACGCAATGCACGTtgacatatttatgttttccttcactgtagCGTAAAACGTATAACACGACTCAGATTGCACGCTCCAATGAATATGTATGGGACGATGCGGCGCCGCCTTCATATAGATTTAAATGGCCACACACTGAAAATAGAAGAGAAATTCTTACAATTTCTCGTGATATGTGATTGGCGACTACGAAGATTTATTAACTGTGAAATTTTAGACGGGAAATACgcacttaaaaaaaaagtttttttcagttttcGCTTATTAAAATGTGTTGAAACTTTCATGGATAATCTTTTGCTGCTCACTGCTCGCTCACTGAAAATAaagtttcaaataaatatggAAAAGACGTATCTTCATGTTCTAgagaaactgaaaaaaaaaaatatatttaaaagaaaaacttgATCGCTACGTTGCGCGTTGGCGTTGATTAGATCGAGCCGTTAATTAAGCCTAGGTCTTTGGAGCTTTAGTCAATATTCAGTAATTAGGTAAGTTTTCGTTTTACTaactaactttttttatttacttaactacttatttttgtgttgtttctgtgtataatatttttgttgtcTTTCCGTTACTAACCGGTGTATTACTTTGAAGAGCTTCTTGGAAACTGATCCTTAcatgttttttaaaacaacatAAGTTTATAACACTGTTACTAATCAAGAAAGCTCCTGCTGTGGACTATTTATTGGTcatgtgtgtgtatatatgtctatgtgtgtgtgtgtgtgtgtgtgtgtgtgtgtaatgtCGCAACACTCAGAGAAGCCTCCTGGATTAAAACTTGGCAATTGTCGCCGTGGTTTCTTGGCTCCTGGCGCGATGACGGAGATATGCAAAAAGGCCTCGAAGTGGGCTCATGTGGTATTCGAAGTACCTCCGTAATTGTCTGCACAGCGGtaattttgttaatgttaCGATTGTTACGAGTACAAGTTAGAATAAACGAAATAATGAATGAATCAGTGACtacaacattatattttaatttaggaaTTATGAACAGACGGATACGAGTAGGCTATCTAGTGTTTTAAGTGTAATTCAAACcaacatacatatacatacgaGTAGGTAAATTTTACGACATCTATCCTCTTTTGATATGGTTAAAAAAGTTGTAAGACTCCACAAACAAATTACAATTGATGAACAAGCAGACCCGATACGCGAAACCATTCAAAGCAGAACTTGGAGCTCAGTGGAAGGTTTAATTAAAGTTGCGCCGGGGGGCGGCGAGTTGAGCGCTATCTCGCGAGGGAATGGTGACAGGTTCGATTCCAACTTCAGTTGGAACTGGCTCAGGATTCACAGTGCTTGTGAAAGTGAGTTCTTCTGAAAAGGCATTCGAAGTAACTGAAACTACAacttgtaactttttaatcaTCGGTGCTTAAAAATGaatctttatattttatattgtactTACATTGAGTACACTGTATTTATTTCTACCACAGGTAAAAACCAATGCAATGCTATAGAAGATAACAATTTAAGATTGTTTTGAGGAAATGGTAATTTGGTAAGTAATTGATGAGTCAATGATGATTGTTATCAATGTCAAAATTTTCGTTGTTCTGTCTCGACTCTACACTACACGACACGATGGTACGAACACTTGGCAGCAGATGTCTGGACAAGAGCTAGACAACGACCTAGACTGGCTAGTTCGCAAATATGCTATTGAATCTGTccaaaattatgtttgaaaatttatatatTCCTACGACataggtttatttataaactatatctatttatatacctaggtatagcTTCCGAAACAGcctcaatattttatacaccCGCCGTTGTCGTTACTCGTTAgtcatatttttatagcatAAGAATCGAAATTACCGCATCTGTACACCGTACGAGGAGTTTTTATCGCCCACTTCTAAGGCTTGTAACACACCGAATGTGCTCTGGAATGTATTCAAATGCAGTAAGTGCTCGTTTTCTGGTTACGTCGAGACGTTAAAAATCGAGCTCGAAGTATAATGGCGGTGAGAAGGCATTCACGATGCAATTTCACGTACATTTATCGACACACTGAGTTTCACGATACGTAATGGTGGAAATGCTACTCGAATTTTTAGTATAGAAGGAGCTAAATAAGAGCATATGCATATAGTGCATGTACTTGCATAGGTACTTGagagattataaataaacaatgcagggaatttacttttaatattataggtaggaGGTAAATTCTCGGTTTACAATTTGCCTATAAAACTTTGATAAACCTACTTCCATAAAAGACAATACTTATAAGACCCtactaaaatgtatttattaaaaaaacgacGTTGCCCGCTTGTAGTAAGATCGTGGCGCACCTCAGAGAGAGCTACATAACTGAATCACTGTTGGAACCTTCGCCTAGGTTCGCTAGGCACAAaggaaataatgaaaagacgtttataaaaataacctcTATTCTTTcctttatagtttttatctcTTGCGAAGCTGGCgcttacattatttatggcCTAAGGCTAGATGTAATTTCCTTCAAGAATATACGGGGTCTATTAAGTTCATGAATAAATTTAACGGTAGAGGAAAGCTGGGAGGGAAATCATTTTTGGTATGAAATAAGTGGCCGGGAACCTTCCATAAGGGTGCATCCACCAGCAGCGACGAGATATACAACTATGATGCGAAAATAAGAAATCTACTATACGAAATCATGTGACAGCTTCCAAgaatactaaaatataatcCCTCGTACAGCTACATATTTTAGTATTCTTGGAAGCGTTCACTTACGTATAGTAGATTTCTATGCGATGCGCTATGAAGATACTTCACCGCGCCGAAAATTAGGGTCCAGCCAGACTCGTCCCATTCCACACTCGACCCGGCCACACTCGACCCGAATTTCTAAAATACGATATGGTCTAGGTACTTTTGTTGAAATGTATGAAATGTACTGTCAGCCACAAgagtttttttactgaaattataGTTAGGTGTTTTATGTGCTGATTAATtcaaacaaaagtaataatttgtacttttaatcatttatttatcattttctataaacattattagtaggtaacacatgttttgaattataaacgtaataagtaataataaatattaacaaaataagtaactattaataattatgtgtgctAAAATCACAGTTACACAAAATATCTTTACattgaaatatgtataaaatcctttttataaaattcgtttgctgtttataaaattatatttacttcGCAGTAGCCCTTGCTtcgagagcggtggtagctcagtcgggtaagcacccgcttctcacgccagagatgcgggttcgatcccggcgctgacatgtaccaatgagttcttttaacttaactacaatatataccatcgctcttacggtgaagaaaaacatcgtgaggaaacctacatatctagatctagcacatctagatatgtgaacccaccaacccgcaatggaccagcgtggtgggaaatggtccaagcttaggaaggcagtttagaccttgggcatatgcacaaaggtttcattcgagagagccaggtgcaggtacttacacccccacagagaatagaatagaatagaatagcccttgcttatcaaatgcataaataacaatacaagtaagTGCGCGAAAGAGATGGATGCAGGCCATCCAAATCTTGACCATTGTTATCGATAACCCGTTTATTTCAGGCTAAAACAATGAGAAGGGTAAACTACCTCTCTCTGTTACTGAGGTCAAACTTAGGCTAGTTTAGTCAacatatttcttaaatttaagtgATAATCACTTTATATGCAATCAATTAAGAAATCCATAAACATTTTCTGTCGACTGTACTTTgcgataagaaaaaaaatacaaacaaaatgaaCCTTAtcgaaattatgaaattcgggTCGAGTGTGGAATGGGACGAGTCTGGCTGGACCCGAAAATTAGCTGTACGTGAAATATGCttgcacataatattattttatgtagctGCGCCACTAGTGAAGGTTCATACCATGGATCCAAAGCTTGCACCTATAACAAACTTCCttccatataaaaaaaaactaatctCGCATCCATAACAAACAACCTTCCATATAAAAAcacatataattatcataGTTGAATCCatttccaccagtgctaagctacAACCTGC is part of the Plutella xylostella chromosome 3, ilPluXylo3.1, whole genome shotgun sequence genome and encodes:
- the LOC105390872 gene encoding ommochrome-binding protein, with product MKFKILFYVYLLFQTLVVTNAENCDYRSVGGDTEGEECYKKELLLTVAHSPNQMTVHNNTLYFSFDIGNGEYSPATIQLETKKTSMLKGIKDAYAMTTDRDNGDVYFGGGHGIYKFKPAKKSLKKLAFKGLDIWWLMYHRELYYIRFPSLNSYRYTNKTIRPVKALEDISVHQFVFDKRDNLIFINSTGLYGVEDGTNTAVLIQDDPKFYVLARDKYGVVHACTDEGIFKVHGMREATKLIDIADVLGLTFDDESNIIYSDARNLYRLLSV